ggaaaacaaagaaaaaaaacaaaaacaaatcaaaATAACACTGAGGATGAGGTAGATTTTTTCTTATCCCAATTTTGTGTTCTTCACAGGTTCTACTTCTGCAGTTATAATTTGTgtgtttacaagaaaaaaaaaatgaggtagGTGCTCCATCTTGGTGTACATTAGTTATATACTTCTTGAAAACATTTCCCTGAGACAATTTTGTGTTGAAAGCTGATTAGAAGGCTAGAACTCGGTCGTTACCAAAGTCCACCACAACAATTGTGCCACCAGGTGTGACAGCTATGCCGGATGGACGATCCATCTGACCAAAGCCACTTCCATGAGTGCCAAACTTGTAGAAGAAGCTGCCATTTGGCTCAAAAATTTGTACTCTGTGGTTTCTAGAGTCTGCCACAATAATGCGTCCTTCTTGATCAACTGCAACACCTTGTGGTCGCAGGAACTGCCCATTTCCTGTACCCTCTGTGCCCAAGAAATGTGCTGTCTGGCAATCTTGTTTGATGATCAGCAGTCGGTGGTTGTTGAAGTCAGTCACCACGAGATAGCCATCATGACTGAATGCCACTCCACGTGGGGAATCAAAATGCTTCCAGAGAGCACCTTCAAAACCATACTTATTTAGGAATAACCCATCTGGAGAAAATAATTGAATACGATGGTTACGAGTATCGGACACCAACATCACCCCTTCTGAATTAATAGCAACATCCCATGGATAGCTAAACTGCCCATTCTTGGTCCCCTTCTCTCCAAATTTCAAAAGGAATTGGCCCTCAAAGGTGAAGACTTGAACACGATGGTTATCTTTATCAGCTACTATAATCCTACGGGAACTGTCACAAGTGATTCCAGCAGGGCGATCAAACTGACCAGGTCTTGAACCCAAGCTGCCAAACTTGTGATAAAATGTGCCACACGGTTTAAAAATCTGAACGCGGTTGTTGCTCCTATCCGCCACAATTATATACCCTTCTTTGTCCACACAGACACCCCAGGGACGACAAAGCTTTCCGTCAGTGTCACCTTCTCCTCCAATAGAAAGTGAAGGGAGACCAATGCCAGAATAGCATCGTCCCGAATTCACATGGACTTTAAAAGGGCTGTTTTCAATGTGTTGATTGCACACCATTACAGAAATGAGGTGTTCTCCCTCAAGCGGAGGTCTGTAACTAACCGAATATGTACCATTCAATtggtcagtaacatcagctgcaaaCAGATTTCCATCGGGACCCATCACTAGAACAGTTATGAGATCACCACCTGATAAACGAACTTCACCATCATGGTCATAAGCTATTACTGTGAAAGAGGCAACTTGTCCTTGAATGGCTCGTTTCAAGCCTTCTCCTGTGGCTTTTGTTAGTGCTCCAAATGCTCCACTACTTACTAGACCCATAGATTTGATTGCAACATAAATGGCCTGATCAGAAGGAGTAAACACAATTCTGTCATCCTCTTGAACTTGTAATAAGCCTCTAGCATTTTTTAGATCTTGCATTTGGGCCAAGACGCGGTCACGCGCTATGAGAATATCAATCGTACAACCCTCTTCTAAAACTTGCTGAACTGCATTGattgtgctgtccaatttttttagAACCTGGTGGAGCTTGTCAACCTGGTGGTAAAGGGACTTGACTTTCACCTGACGAATTTTCTCAACCTAAGAAAACAAAAAACAGGAGACGGGCCTGGTAAAATTTTCCAAGAAgccatgaattaaaaaaaaaaaaaaaaaaaaaaaaaaaaaaaaagcagcagcaaagCATGTCATGTTCAAAACGCTCTACAAACATTTTAATTAAATATTAAAAGTGTCTGTCCCTAACAGGGCTTATGGATGTCACAGAGGGACACTACAGAGACCCAATAAGCAAAAACTTTTTCTTTTATCATAGCCTTTATCTAAATGGCCATGAACTATAGGTTTCCTGTGATGTCACCTTTCTCAGCGATGTGGTCCGATGCGAGACGCATCTTTTGAGGGCAGGTGACGCCATTTCCAGTTTCCTCTGTAGCAATGTACCCCAGTGTGCATCACACAGTTACCCCATTGCGTCCATAAGTTATTTCTCACCCTCACCTTTGACACAAGGTATGCGCTTTTCCAGTCTGCACAAGGGATTCATATACAAAGTTTTGATGGTGATACCGGATAGGTTGAGAGTTTATGCTACATCTATATTACTTGCACAGGGAGCTATTTAACTGATGCAGTGGAGTTTACATAGATTAGTCTACACTTATAGTGCCCTTGATAAAGCGTCGAGGTGAAACTTATACCTACAGGGATTAGTATTTTACTTTACTGTGCTGCAACCAGCTATATTTATGTACCTCTAATATTACATTGATGTATACTATATGGGAGAGGAAAATAATCTCCATGTTATTACAGACAGGCAGCATACCGGTGGAAGGATCACCCTTGTTtgcaaacttttcccagtgttgtgcctcctggcacaacctcaccaggtgagcaagattcacgtTGTGCTTTTCTCACCAAGTAAGACtgactcatctactacgcttaagATAGTGCTCTCCCTCTTTCCCCTCATCCTCTTTCCCAGGACTTCATTCACATTGTTGTATACTACTATCGCACTATGCTCATATTTAACCCAACCTTATTACTCTGCTAGAAGTTTTACTGCTATGTACAGGTTACTTAATTGTGTAATTCTGCTAATATCTCCCTTGTATTGTGTTGTCTTTTTTGGCTGCATCTTCTGCTTCTACTTCATTTTGAATAAATTATATTGATTATAAAACCTAGAACTGTGAACCTTTGAGATATTCCTTCTACTGTAGGTATAAAGCCATGTGTTAACCATTGAGAAGCAGGTGTTTGTGTATATGCACTGCCAGTGAAAGCTGAAGGATTACGGTAATTATCAGGTTATAACAGCTTTTGCAGGCAAAATAAGCTGTTTGCCTGGAGTTTCTGTAAAACATATTCATGCGGTCTCTCTGTGATGTGACTATGATGATGTAGGGTTTTTTGACATGGTAGAGCACAGGGCCCAAAAGCAAACGCAGGTCTGACTCACTAAGCCGCAGAATTATACATTTTCGGCAGGAAATCCATAAACCAAATGTCCAGGTCACCTTCCTTTGAAATGGAGGATACACTCATTTGGAGATATACCCATCATTTTAATAGACTAGACACTCGTTCATCATTATTCAAGGTTTTAGATCTGTCACATTCAAATGCTACACAGCACAAATCACAAGATGTATAATCTATAGCCAATATCCCTTAAATGTTTCTCTTCTTTAAAACTAGTTTGCTAGGAGGAAAATGTAGGCTTTCTGCAATGAATGCACAAAGAAAGGTCagctgggagacaaaaatgtacaaaaattaccatgtgggaagggaaaaaaaaaatgcatatatacACCTAGAAAACAAACTATCACCCTTACCCACCTTTATTGTAAGATCATTGGGGAGTCTGGGACAGAACGCTACTAACCTTCCATACCAGCTCACATTCCCTCTCCTCGAGTGCCTTCTTGTGTCTGGAGGTGACCGCTTTGATCTCAGATTGTGCGACTTTGGCTTTCATCTCAACTTTCTCTGCCAGTTCTTGGGCCTGTTCAAGGGTGAGCTGCAAGATGAAATAAGAAACCACCTTCACAATTAAAAAATGCATTCTGTTACATGCTTCATATCTCTCGTAATGTCAGACACCCTGCTATGAGCACGGAGGTCACGATGTTCACAGGACCCTCGGCAATGTATTACAGTGACCACACAGATTATTATGAGCTTGTTCGGTGTTACGGCCACTTCAGAATCTGCTTTAAAAAGTTTAAGAGCTATTTTGAAGCATGTATGCTAAACAAAACCCAATATTTCCTTGGAACTTTAAACCATCAAAGTAATCTGTATTTTAATATCCACAAAcacacatactttttttttttt
This is a stretch of genomic DNA from Ranitomeya variabilis isolate aRanVar5 chromosome 6, aRanVar5.hap1, whole genome shotgun sequence. It encodes these proteins:
- the TRIM71 gene encoding E3 ubiquitin-protein ligase TRIM71; this translates as MDMASFPESDFQQCPLCQEMCVSSAPISSSSSSSSSSQASSSGGGSSGGGSCSLGSAPRRLHVLPCLHAFCRQCLEGHRSPGDSLQLHCPVCDHKVLMSEAGMDALPSSTFLHLSNLLDAVVGAAAEEPQSNGSRGGGGARRQQQQPRPRSASCSSSSLLRRAAPSHPEPRCSSCDEGNGASCHCLDCQENLCDNCLRAHQRVRLTKDHFIERFPGPGGRAAGGISGAASPCNSAASSAATTSSSSTSSPFPGAAAFPMLPVYPERLSYCQQHDEEVLHFYCDPCSIPICRECTMGRHNGHSFIYLQEALQDSRALTIQLLADVQQGRQAVQLTLEQAQELAEKVEMKAKVAQSEIKAVTSRHKKALEERECELVWKVEKIRQVKVKSLYHQVDKLHQVLKKLDSTINAVQQVLEEGCTIDILIARDRVLAQMQDLKNARGLLQVQEDDRIVFTPSDQAIYVAIKSMGLVSSGAFGALTKATGEGLKRAIQGQVASFTVIAYDHDGEVRLSGGDLITVLVMGPDGNLFAADVTDQLNGTYSVSYRPPLEGEHLISVMVCNQHIENSPFKVHVNSGRCYSGIGLPSLSIGGEGDTDGKLCRPWGVCVDKEGYIIVADRSNNRVQIFKPCGTFYHKFGSLGSRPGQFDRPAGITCDSSRRIIVADKDNHRVQVFTFEGQFLLKFGEKGTKNGQFSYPWDVAINSEGVMLVSDTRNHRIQLFSPDGLFLNKYGFEGALWKHFDSPRGVAFSHDGYLVVTDFNNHRLLIIKQDCQTAHFLGTEGTGNGQFLRPQGVAVDQEGRIIVADSRNHRVQIFEPNGSFFYKFGTHGSGFGQMDRPSGIAVTPGGTIVVVDFGNDRVLAF